One window of the Acidobacteriota bacterium genome contains the following:
- a CDS encoding type II toxin-antitoxin system Phd/YefM family antitoxin translates to MVTETNAVTFRQNLGEMINQVQYRHDSIVISKDGRPVAVLIDSALFERIRRMRERFDALASRLAAAFADVPADEGTREIEQAAAAVRAESKARHAGRPRR, encoded by the coding sequence ATGGTCACCGAAACCAATGCCGTCACGTTCCGGCAGAACCTGGGGGAAATGATCAACCAGGTCCAATACCGCCACGACAGCATCGTCATCAGCAAGGACGGGCGACCGGTGGCGGTTCTGATCGATTCGGCCCTTTTCGAGCGGATCCGTCGCATGCGCGAGCGCTTCGACGCTCTTGCCTCTCGTCTGGCCGCTGCTTTCGCGGATGTCCCGGCCGATGAAGGGACACGGGAAATCGAACAGGCGGCTGCGGCTGTCCGAGCTGAATCGAAGGCCCGCCACGCCGGTCGGCCGAGGCGTTGA
- a CDS encoding putative toxin-antitoxin system toxin component, PIN family encodes MSALRVVLDTNVLVSGLAYPGSIPGRILETWRQGGIEVILSRFILDELSRVLPRLNHRLNWGPSDFEDLLDILAFEADLIEPVQAENGDLRNGDDLPVLGTLLASRADYLVTGDADLLALAGRYPIVSPAEFWRRHGG; translated from the coding sequence GTGTCCGCTCTTCGTGTGGTTCTGGACACCAACGTACTCGTGTCGGGTCTGGCCTATCCCGGCAGTATCCCCGGCCGGATTCTGGAGACCTGGCGACAAGGCGGAATCGAAGTCATCCTCTCCCGATTCATCCTGGATGAGTTGTCGAGGGTCCTGCCGCGATTGAATCACCGTCTGAACTGGGGCCCCTCCGATTTCGAGGACCTCCTGGACATCCTCGCCTTCGAGGCCGACCTGATCGAGCCGGTCCAAGCCGAGAACGGCGATCTCCGAAACGGGGATGACCTCCCGGTTCTCGGCACCCTGCTGGCGTCCCGGGCTGACTACCTCGTCACCGGCGATGCCGATCTTCTGGCTCTGGCCGGCCGTTATCCAATTGTGAGCCCCGCCGAGTTCTGGCGCCGGCACGGGGGGTGA